CTGAGCTTGGATTGTTTTTGATATAGTTAAAGTCAGCAGCGCTATTAATAGAATCCTCCCAGTTCCAGTCAGACCAAGAAGCTAAACTATTCAGATAGTTATTGTTACCGCCATTATTACCACCACCATTACTACTCCCTTCACTGACATAGTAAGCAGCAACATAACCTGTCTTACCATTGACTTTTACCTTATACCAATTTGTCCGATTTCCTGGCTCGTAAGCCTGACCAGAAACCTGTTCCAGAATAGTCAAGTTGGTTCCCTTAGATAACTTGCCAATGATAGACTTACTTAAATAAGGACCACTACGGAGACGCAAAGGAACACCGCCGACTTTATCATTAACATGTCCTGGTTTACTTGTCGTTCCACCACCCGGATTTCCCCCAGGTTGAATTGGCGGTTTAGATTTGGGATAGCCAAAAATGTAAGCACTGGGAACCCAATAAGCCTTCCCATTACTCCAGTAACGATACCACAGCGCATCAGATTTACCTGTCCAGATGTCAGTTACAGACTCTCCATACTTCCATCCGTCAAAATGGAGTGTCTTTTTATAAGGTTCCGCTAAACCACTCCGATCTGAATGCTTCGGACTATTGCGAAGCGCGACTCCAATTTCGGGACCAACCCAGCCAGAAAAAGATTCTGCATGGAACCCTGAAGGTTGACTCGGTGATGGATTGTCAGAAGTTACATCAACATAATACGCCGCAACATACCCTTTTTTGCCATTAGCTTCTACCTGATACCAATCCTTACGAGAACTCCCCGTCGGTGTCGTGTAGCTTCCTCCCGTAACCGATTTCAAAATCTTCAGAGAGGTTCCCTTTGAGAGTGACCCGATAATC
This window of the Coleofasciculus chthonoplastes PCC 7420 genome carries:
- a CDS encoding SH3 domain-containing protein — translated: QRISLFCEMRQRMFPPFWLNLYLSMQPGMSRANVEKAATAVARGIEKFLTGNATGSTPPPSKPAPTPKPNPSPTKSGVVNSKVGSISLNFRADSYVGATIIGSLSKGTSLKILKSVTGGSYTTPTGSSRKDWYQVEANGKKGYVAAYYVDVTSDNPSPSQPSGFHAESFSGWVGPEIGVALRNSPKHSDRSGLAEPYKKTLHFDGWKYGESVTDIWTGKSDALWYRYWSNGKAYWVPSAYIFGYPKSKPPIQPGGNPGGGTTSKPGHVNDKVGGVPLRLRSGPYLSKSIIGKLSKGTNLTILEQVSGQAYEPGNRTNWYKVKVNGKTGYVAAYYVSEGSSNGGGNNGGNNNYLNSLASWSDWNWEDSINSAADFNYIKNNPSSDIGKLYRDLSNDLFGRYFPPTGAYISDDYKRATGLNSYHGAIDIASPLGTNVKSLVEGEIVFTNPSYFGVVSIKDKHGRYHIYKHLDSVNVFVGQQVKKGDIVGKTGGRGNSRYSFAAHLHYEVTRAPYYKYGAAQTPSVLASKQGIRERNFNPIKTYWKLRRGS